GTTTTTATCAATAATTTGACCTTCGAAAATATTTTGCGCAAACACAGATCCGCACAAAAATGTAGCTACAATACTACATTGTATGTTGATTGACATAAATACAATAATTTAATAACGTTAAAAAAATAAGGATGGTTTTTTACTGAAATTAAATTATATAGGGTGGTGCTCGAAGGCTTTTTTGAGTAAGTAATACTGTTTGTTTTACACGAGTTGTGTAAAGTGTTTTATCTTTTTGAATGAATGATATCGACCATTGAAATAATTCGATTTCTGAATCATTTTCGATAAAATGCTGATTGAAATGACAGACTGTACAGCTGTGATTGTGTACGTTAGAGAATTGCTCTTTTAATTCTTTGTGCTCTTCATTGAAAGCGTGTTCCAATATATGCGCAGATTGATACACTGTCATAAACAGTGAAATCATTAGCATGGTATATTGGATGAATTTTTTCATTTCTCTTGCAAAAATACTATTTTATTTCATTTCTCTCAATTCTTTTAAGTTTTGTTGAAGTTTTCTTAAAAATAGAAAATAAATAATTCCATAATAAATAGTCCCTATAATTACGATAAATGTAACAGCTGTTATGATAGCAATCCATCCGTAAAGAGAGGCGTTATCTGTAAGAGGTTGAATGTCATTTACATGTTTTGCTAAATAAATAGATTGACCTAATTCGTAATAAAACGGTGCAGAGGAAACAATCAAACTCAAAACGGTAAAAAGAATAAATAAATTGACTAATCGACGGAAAGAGATGATGTTTTTCATTAAATCAACAACAGATTGATTTAGATTTATTTTCTTGTAGTAACGATAAGCCATGACCAAAAATCCGAATGTAATGACTATACTAAAAACTGATGCAATTTCATAATTGGTAATCGTTTTCTCTTCAACTAATGATTTGACATCATTATTAAAAAAATTTTTCCCCGAAATTAAGACATAAGCATTGTAAACAAGAAAAAGGATGAATTCACAAAACGTGAAAATAAACAACCATTTTATTGTTGTTGATGATTTCTTTTTTAACATTTGAAAAATTTGATTTTGATCAAATTTTTCTTCTTCCTTGATGGAACCCCAAATTGATTTTAAGTCATCTAACTCCATTATTGTTCCATTTTAGACATTATTTCTTTTAATTTAATCTTCACACGATTCATTTTTACACGCGCATTCACTTCTGAAATTCCTAAAGTTTCGGCAATATCTTTATAAGGTAAATCTTCTAAAAAGAGGAGAACTAAAGCTCTTTCTACATCATTTAATAGACGAATAGCAGCATACAATAGGGTGATGCGTTCTTCTAAGAATTCGTCTTTTTCTTCTGACTTTAAATGAATAAAATGCGTTTCGTTTAGGTCAGTTTCGTTTGATTTTGATTTCTTTCTAATTAAAGTAATAGCGGTATTCAAACTAACCCGATACATCCATGTGCTAAATTTAGAATCGCCTTTAAATGAATCGTATGAACGCCATAATTGCAAAACAATTTCTTGAAATAAATCGTCATGAGAGTCTTTGTCGTCTGTATAAATACGACAAACCTTGTGGATTATTCCTTGATTTTTCTCGATTAATTCAGTGAAAATTTTTGCTTTATTGTCCAAACTATTGCTTTGTTGACTTTATATGTAGTATAAAAAATTGAAATGTTACAACCAAAAATAAAAAATCCTCTTATATTGCTATAAGAGGATTAACCTAACTAACTTAAACCTATGAAAAGTTGTTCTACTTTTCTATTGCAAGTATAGAGAATAATTATTGATTACACAATATTTTTTTTAATTGTTAAAAATTTGCTAAATAACTAAGAATGATTCTAAACTAACTATTATGTTAATGAAATGATATATTTCATTGTGATTAGAGTAGAGGGATGATTAAATTTGTAGAAATATCTAAAAAATTAAACGAATTGCTTTATGGCAAATGAATCATTACTAAAATCGTCGATTGGTAGGAAGTTCGCGATGGCGCTTTCAGCGTTATTTTTGATCGTGTTCTTGTTACAGCATTTCGTGATTAATGCGTTATCTGTAATTAATCCGAATGGGTTCAATGAAGTTTCGGCTTTCATGAGTAACAACCCTTTTATTCAGTACTTAATGCAACCTATCTTATTAATTGGTGTAGTTTACCACTTTGTAATGGGGTTTGTATTAGAGGCTCAAAACAAGAAAGCTCGTGGACCAGTTGCTTATCAAAAGTATAATGGTGCTGCAAATGCAACTTGGATGTCAAGAAATATGATTATTTCTGGATCTGTAATCTTAGTTTTCTTATTATTACACTTGTATGATTTTTGGGTTCCAACAATCATGGATCACTACATTACTCCAAATCCAGAGTTTGCGCAAGGAAATTACTTTATGGATCATTTAGGTCACGTATTCTCATTAGAAGGTGCTTTAGGGTTTGTAAGATTAGTAATTTACATTGTTGCTTTTGTATTTTTATCATTACACTTACAACATGGTTTTGCTTCTGCATTCCAATCTATTGGTGCAAAACATAGCAAATATACACCTGTAATTGTAGCTTTCGGGAAATGGTATTCTATTTTAATTCCAGCTGGTTTCATTATCATCGCTGTTTACCATTTTTTTGTTAAATAATTAAATAATATCAAGAATGAGTATATTAGATTCTAAATCTCCACAAGGAGATATCGCAAAACAATGGAGCGAACACAAAGCTCACTTAAACTTAGTGGCTCCAAATAACCGTGATAAAATTGATGTTATTGTAGTTGGTACAGGTTTAGCTGGAGGTTCTGCTGCTGCTACTTTAGCAGAGTTAGGATACAAAGTGAAAGCTTTTTGTTACCAAGATTCTCCACGTCGTGCTCACTCTATTGCTGCACAAGGAGGGATCAATGCTGCTAAAAACTATAAAGGAGATAACGACTCTATCTACCGTTTATTTTACGATACAATCAAAGGAGGTGATTACCGTGCTCGTGAGTCTAACGTTTATCGTTTAGCAGAGGTTTCAGGTAATATCATCGACCAATGTGTAATGCAAGGGGTACCTTTTGCACGTGATTACGGTGGTTTATTAGATAATCGTTCTTTTGGTGGGGTACAAGTATCTCGTACTTTCTATGCGAAAGGTCAAACAGGACAACAATTATTATTAGGTGCTTATTCAGCAATGAATCAGCAAATTCACTTAGGGCACATCCAAATGTATAATCGTCACGAAATGTTAGACATTGTACTTGTAGATGGAAAAGCTCGTGGTATTATTGCTCGTAATTTAATTACTGGTGAAATCGAAAGACATTCTGCACACGCAGTAGTTATTGCAACTGGTGGATATGGAAACGTATATTTCTTGTCTTCTAATGCAATGGGGTCTAACGTAACTTCTGCTTGGAAAATTCATAAAAAAGGTGCTTTGTTTGCTAACCCATGTTATGTACAAATTCACCCTACTTGTATTCCAATTCACGGTACAAATCAATCAAAATTAACGTTGATGTCTGAATCTTTACGTAACTCTGGTCGTATCTGGGTTCCTAAAAAGAAAGAAGACGCTGAGGCGATTCGTGCTGGTAAGAAGAAAGCAGTCGATATCAAAGAAGAAGATAGAGATTACTATTTAGAAAGACGTTATCCTGCATTCGGTAACTTAGTTCCTCGTGACGTTGCGTCTCGTGCTGCTAAAGAGCGTTGTGATGCTGGTTACGGTATTGAAGCAAACGAAACAGGAGAAGGAGTTTACTTAGATTTTACAGATGAAATTAAGAAAAAAGGTCGTGAAGTTGCATTTGCAAACGGTGATCAAAATCCATCAGATGCTGAAATTGAAAAATTAGGTAAAAAATGGATTGAAGAGAAATATGGTAACTTATTCCAAATGTATTATAAAATTACAGATGAGAATCCATATGAGAATCCAATGCGTATCTATCCTGCAATTCACTATACAATGGGTGGTGTTTGGGTTGATTACAACTTACAATCAACAATCCCTGGATGTTTCGTAGTTGGAGAGGCTAACTTCTCTGATCACGGAGCTAACCGTTTAGGAGCTTCTGCCTTAATGCAAGGTTTAGCAGATGGTTATTTCGTTTTACCTTACACTATAGCAGATTATTTATCAGCTGATATTCGTACAGGGAAAATCCCAACAGATACACCTGAATTTGATGAAGCAGAGAAAGCTGTAAAAGATCAAATTCAACACTTCTTAAACAATAAAGGAACTAAGACAGTAGATAGTTTCCATAAACGTTTAGGAATCATTATGTGGAACAAAGTAGGTATGGCACGTAACGCAGAAGGTTTAAAAGAAGCGATTGCTGAAATTGCTGCTTTACGTGAAGAATTCTACCGTGACGTGAAAGTGCCTGGTGAGGCTAACGAAATGAATACTGAGTTAGAAAAAGCAGGACGTGTAGCTGACTTCCTTGAATTAGGACAGTTAATGGCTATAGACGCACTTAACCGTAACGAATCGTGTGGTGGACACTTCCGTGAAGAGTATCAAACAGAAGAAGGAGAGGCTATGCGTGATGATGAAAACTATGCTTATGTTGCTGCTTGGGAATACAAAGGAAGCGACATTAACGCAGAGGTTTTACACAAAGAAGAGTTGAATTACAAATATATCGAGCTTAAAACTCGTAGTTATAAATAATAAAATCATTTTGCTTGATAGTTTACGATCAAGCAAAATGTCAAAATATCATATAGAATTATGGCATCATCAAAAACAATCAGCATCACGCTGAAAATTTGGCGTCAAAAAAACGCTAATGCTCAAGGAAAAATGGAAACATATTCCTTAAAAGATGTTTCTACAGATTCTTCTTTCTTAGAAATGCTTGATTTATTAAACGAGCAATTAGTAGAGGAAGGA
This portion of the Empedobacter stercoris genome encodes:
- a CDS encoding succinate dehydrogenase cytochrome b subunit, producing the protein MANESLLKSSIGRKFAMALSALFLIVFLLQHFVINALSVINPNGFNEVSAFMSNNPFIQYLMQPILLIGVVYHFVMGFVLEAQNKKARGPVAYQKYNGAANATWMSRNMIISGSVILVFLLLHLYDFWVPTIMDHYITPNPEFAQGNYFMDHLGHVFSLEGALGFVRLVIYIVAFVFLSLHLQHGFASAFQSIGAKHSKYTPVIVAFGKWYSILIPAGFIIIAVYHFFVK
- a CDS encoding fumarate reductase/succinate dehydrogenase flavoprotein subunit — encoded protein: MSILDSKSPQGDIAKQWSEHKAHLNLVAPNNRDKIDVIVVGTGLAGGSAAATLAELGYKVKAFCYQDSPRRAHSIAAQGGINAAKNYKGDNDSIYRLFYDTIKGGDYRARESNVYRLAEVSGNIIDQCVMQGVPFARDYGGLLDNRSFGGVQVSRTFYAKGQTGQQLLLGAYSAMNQQIHLGHIQMYNRHEMLDIVLVDGKARGIIARNLITGEIERHSAHAVVIATGGYGNVYFLSSNAMGSNVTSAWKIHKKGALFANPCYVQIHPTCIPIHGTNQSKLTLMSESLRNSGRIWVPKKKEDAEAIRAGKKKAVDIKEEDRDYYLERRYPAFGNLVPRDVASRAAKERCDAGYGIEANETGEGVYLDFTDEIKKKGREVAFANGDQNPSDAEIEKLGKKWIEEKYGNLFQMYYKITDENPYENPMRIYPAIHYTMGGVWVDYNLQSTIPGCFVVGEANFSDHGANRLGASALMQGLADGYFVLPYTIADYLSADIRTGKIPTDTPEFDEAEKAVKDQIQHFLNNKGTKTVDSFHKRLGIIMWNKVGMARNAEGLKEAIAEIAALREEFYRDVKVPGEANEMNTELEKAGRVADFLELGQLMAIDALNRNESCGGHFREEYQTEEGEAMRDDENYAYVAAWEYKGSDINAEVLHKEELNYKYIELKTRSYK
- a CDS encoding RNA polymerase sigma factor, with the protein product MDNKAKIFTELIEKNQGIIHKVCRIYTDDKDSHDDLFQEIVLQLWRSYDSFKGDSKFSTWMYRVSLNTAITLIRKKSKSNETDLNETHFIHLKSEEKDEFLEERITLLYAAIRLLNDVERALVLLFLEDLPYKDIAETLGISEVNARVKMNRVKIKLKEIMSKMEQ